The following coding sequences lie in one Bacteroidota bacterium genomic window:
- a CDS encoding SDR family oxidoreductase, which yields MAYNLLKGKKGIIFGALDHKSIAWKVAERAFEEGAVFTLSNTPTALRFGELDELAARTGATIIPADATSVADLENVFKTSMEVLGGQVDFLLHSIGMSLNVRKKRVYNDLNYDYLMKTLDISAVSFHKMLQVAYRMDAIRRGGSVVALSYVAAQRTHYGYNDMADAKALLESIARSFGYIYGRERGVRVNTVSQSPTMTTAGSGVKGINALMDFTDRMSPLGNADALECADYCITLFSDLTRKVTMQNLYNDGGFSSMGMSLKAMQMYNKSLECDCDKPGSIIED from the coding sequence ATGGCTTATAACCTACTCAAAGGAAAAAAAGGGATTATTTTCGGCGCGCTCGACCACAAGTCTATTGCATGGAAAGTAGCTGAGCGGGCGTTTGAAGAAGGAGCTGTATTCACCCTGAGCAATACCCCGACCGCCCTGCGTTTTGGTGAGCTTGACGAACTGGCCGCACGCACCGGAGCCACCATCATACCAGCCGATGCCACCTCTGTGGCCGACCTGGAAAACGTATTCAAAACCAGCATGGAAGTGTTGGGTGGTCAGGTTGATTTTCTGTTGCATTCCATCGGCATGTCGCTCAACGTTCGCAAGAAAAGGGTGTACAACGACCTGAATTACGACTACCTGATGAAAACCCTCGACATCTCGGCTGTGTCGTTTCACAAAATGCTTCAGGTGGCCTACCGCATGGATGCCATTCGCCGCGGAGGTTCGGTGGTGGCCTTGTCGTATGTGGCTGCACAGCGCACGCACTACGGATATAACGATATGGCCGATGCCAAAGCTTTGCTCGAATCTATTGCCCGCAGCTTTGGTTACATTTACGGCCGCGAACGTGGTGTGAGGGTGAACACCGTTTCGCAATCGCCCACCATGACAACCGCCGGAAGCGGCGTAAAAGGCATCAATGCCCTGATGGACTTCACCGATCGCATGTCGCCGCTTGGCAATGCCGATGCGCTGGAGTGTGCCGATTATTGCATCACCCTCTTCTCCGACCTCACCAGGAAGGTAACCATGCAAAATCTGTACAACGATGGCGGTTTCTCGAGCATGGGGATGAGCCTTAAAGCCATGCAGATGTACAACAAAAGCCTGGAATGCGACTGCGACAAACCAGGCAGCATTATCGAAGACTAA
- a CDS encoding YdcF family protein: MKKRTMLLISGIVAGVVILLVLLRQAGNWLIDTDQPAPADLMVVMMGPVPDRALQAVDLFKSGVAHAIVFTDEYQPGAEQLKPFGIELETTAQVFRKALVKLGVPDTAIQILPYISSSTVDEAINLGKFLQDNPKSGRVIVVSSSYHTRRTKMIFKKLTKLLDHQTTFIISPNPYTEFNSRQWWTDRMSTKLLVLEYIKMMNFVLNEQFQMRKQLSAAETGR; this comes from the coding sequence ATGAAAAAGCGGACAATGCTGTTGATAAGCGGAATAGTTGCTGGTGTTGTCATCTTGCTTGTGCTGTTGCGTCAGGCCGGAAACTGGCTGATCGACACCGACCAGCCTGCTCCGGCCGACCTTATGGTGGTGATGATGGGACCGGTGCCCGACAGGGCTTTGCAGGCAGTAGATTTGTTCAAAAGTGGTGTTGCCCATGCAATTGTTTTTACCGACGAATATCAGCCCGGCGCTGAGCAGCTGAAGCCTTTCGGCATTGAGCTCGAAACCACTGCTCAGGTGTTTCGCAAAGCCCTCGTCAAACTCGGGGTGCCGGATACGGCAATCCAGATCCTGCCTTATATCTCCTCCAGCACGGTGGATGAAGCCATCAACCTTGGGAAATTTCTCCAAGACAATCCAAAATCCGGACGGGTCATTGTGGTGAGCTCTTCGTACCATACAAGGCGCACAAAAATGATTTTCAAAAAGCTCACAAAGCTGCTCGATCATCAGACCACCTTTATCATCAGCCCCAATCCATACACCGAATTCAACAGCCGGCAGTGGTGGACCGACAGGATGAGCACCAAGCTGTTGGTGCTTGAATATATCAAGATGATGAACTTTGTGCTGAATGAACAGTTTCAGATGCGAAAACAGCTGAGTGCTGCTGAAACCGGCCGGTAG
- a CDS encoding DUF4835 family protein — MKKTFLSLFLLLILLKTSNAQEFQCDISVQAPTIEGTDRRVFEALQSSLYEFMNNRKWTNVNIKNLERIECTMMITLRERVSSDEYKGNITVILRRPVYKTSYNTVLLNFIDENFQFRYLESQPLDFNENSFLSNLTSVLGFYAYVMLGLDFDSFSPNGGDPFYQAAENIVNNAQNANERGWKAFDGNRNRYWIIENLRNPSYRMLRQFIYEYHRLGLDVMADNADEGRAAIAESLKYLEQAYRTRSNLLLLQLILDAKRDEIINVFSKGSPQEKTRVVNIMREIDPSNASKYEKILQS, encoded by the coding sequence ATGAAAAAAACGTTTCTGAGTCTTTTCCTCCTGTTAATACTTCTAAAAACCAGCAACGCACAAGAGTTTCAGTGCGACATCTCGGTGCAGGCACCCACCATTGAGGGCACCGACCGCCGGGTGTTTGAAGCCCTGCAAAGCTCATTGTACGAGTTTATGAACAACAGGAAATGGACCAATGTAAACATCAAAAACCTCGAACGCATCGAGTGTACAATGATGATTACGCTGCGCGAAAGGGTGTCGTCCGACGAATACAAAGGCAACATCACCGTTATCCTGCGCCGGCCGGTGTATAAGACTTCCTATAATACGGTGCTGCTCAATTTTATTGACGAAAACTTCCAGTTCCGTTACCTGGAATCGCAGCCCCTCGATTTCAACGAGAACAGCTTCCTTTCGAACCTGACCTCGGTGCTGGGATTTTATGCTTACGTGATGCTCGGCCTCGACTTCGACAGTTTTTCACCCAACGGTGGCGACCCCTTCTATCAGGCAGCCGAGAACATCGTGAACAACGCACAGAATGCCAACGAACGCGGATGGAAGGCCTTTGACGGCAACCGCAACCGTTATTGGATTATTGAAAACCTTCGCAATCCCTCGTATCGCATGCTCAGGCAGTTCATCTATGAGTATCACCGGCTCGGACTTGATGTGATGGCCGACAATGCCGACGAAGGCAGGGCAGCAATAGCGGAGAGCCTCAAATACCTCGAACAGGCCTACCGCACCCGATCGAACCTGTTGTTGCTTCAACTGATTCTGGATGCCAAGCGCGACGAAATCATCAATGTTTTTTCCAAAGGCAGCCCGCAGGAGAAAACACGTGTGGTAAACATCATGCGCGAAATAGACCCCTCCAACGCTTCGAAATACGAGAAGATTTTGCAATCCTGA
- a CDS encoding aminotransferase class I/II-fold pyridoxal phosphate-dependent enzyme, translating into MGPLGQYADRSEGYYMFPKLEGEIGNRMIFMGKERLIWSLNNYLGLANHPEVRKADAEATARFGLAYPMGARMMSGQSVYHEQLERELAAFVGREASYLLNYGYQGMVSVINSMVDRRDVIVYDSEAHACIIDGMRLHFGKRFVYPHNNIESLETQLKRATKLTSETGGGILVITEGVYGMSGDLGKLKEIVALKEKYNFRLLVDDAHGFGTMGPTGAGTDEHLGVQHGVDLYFGTFAKSMAGIGGFIAGDKKVIKYLMYNMRSQIFAKSLPMPMVLGALKRLDMIRTMPELREKLWTIVNALQSGLKEAGLDIGNTQSPVTPVFLNGGVGEATQITHDLRENYNIFCSIVSYPVVPKGVILLRLIPTAVHTLDDVAYTINAFKEVKEKLDNKAYSTEMAAF; encoded by the coding sequence ATGGGGCCGTTGGGCCAGTATGCCGACCGCTCCGAAGGCTATTATATGTTTCCCAAGCTCGAAGGAGAGATTGGTAACCGAATGATTTTCATGGGAAAAGAACGCCTGATCTGGAGCTTGAACAACTACCTTGGTCTGGCAAACCATCCAGAAGTGCGCAAAGCTGATGCTGAGGCCACTGCACGATTTGGTCTGGCTTATCCCATGGGTGCCCGCATGATGTCGGGGCAGTCGGTATATCACGAACAGCTGGAGCGCGAACTGGCTGCTTTTGTGGGCCGCGAAGCTTCTTATCTGCTCAACTACGGCTACCAGGGCATGGTGTCGGTGATCAATTCCATGGTTGACCGTCGCGATGTGATCGTTTACGATTCCGAAGCCCATGCCTGCATCATCGACGGCATGCGCCTCCACTTTGGCAAGCGTTTCGTTTATCCGCACAACAATATCGAAAGCCTTGAAACACAGTTAAAAAGGGCAACCAAGCTGACTTCCGAAACCGGAGGCGGCATCCTTGTCATCACCGAAGGGGTGTACGGTATGTCGGGCGATCTGGGCAAGCTCAAAGAGATAGTGGCCCTGAAAGAGAAGTACAACTTCCGTCTTCTGGTTGACGATGCCCACGGCTTCGGAACCATGGGGCCTACCGGAGCTGGTACGGATGAGCATCTGGGTGTGCAACACGGGGTGGACCTCTACTTTGGCACTTTTGCCAAGTCGATGGCAGGTATTGGCGGATTTATCGCAGGCGACAAAAAGGTGATCAAATACCTGATGTACAACATGCGATCGCAGATTTTCGCGAAATCGCTGCCCATGCCGATGGTACTGGGCGCGCTCAAACGCCTCGACATGATCCGCACCATGCCCGAACTACGCGAAAAACTTTGGACCATCGTCAACGCCCTGCAGTCGGGCCTCAAGGAAGCCGGCCTCGACATTGGCAATACGCAATCGCCTGTAACTCCGGTGTTTTTGAACGGTGGTGTGGGCGAGGCTACCCAGATCACACACGACCTGCGCGAGAACTACAACATCTTCTGCTCCATCGTTTCCTATCCCGTAGTGCCCAAAGGCGTCATCCTGCTCCGGCTTATTCCAACCGCCGTGCATACGCTCGATGATGTGGCCTACACCATAAATGCCTTTAAGGAGGTTAAGGAGAAGCTTGACAACAAAGCTTACTCCACCGAAATGGCCGCGTTCTGA
- the coaBC gene encoding bifunctional phosphopantothenoylcysteine decarboxylase/phosphopantothenate--cysteine ligase CoaBC — protein sequence MLEGKKILVGVTGGIAAYKIPLLVRLLRKAGAEVKVIMTPSARDFVTPLTLSTLTGHPVYSDFFDRNDGTWHSHVDLGLWADLFVIAPVTASTLGKMHHGIADNLLLTTYLSARCPVMLAPAMDLDMYRHPSTQNNLKALEGFGHIIIEPGTGELASGLCGEGRMEEPENIFKRIKDFFATENLFAGRHVLITAGPTYEPIDPVRFVGNHSTGRMGIELAKTFSRSGAKVTLVLGPTSLSVKHPDIEVFPVQTASEMYDACMALADTADIIIMSAAVADYRPAHPETHKIKKSDERMQLELVRNPDILQALGKRKKTGQLLVGFALETRDGEAHARAKLKNKHADMIVLNSLADEGAGFGHTTNKVSFITPEQTTHLPLMQKSEVAAHIAAKINQLLG from the coding sequence ATGCTCGAAGGCAAAAAAATCCTTGTCGGCGTCACAGGCGGCATTGCTGCTTACAAGATACCCTTGCTGGTCAGGCTGTTGCGCAAAGCAGGCGCTGAAGTCAAGGTGATCATGACCCCATCAGCAAGAGATTTTGTCACCCCGCTTACCCTCTCCACACTCACAGGTCACCCGGTCTATTCCGATTTTTTCGACAGAAACGACGGCACTTGGCATAGCCATGTGGATCTGGGACTTTGGGCCGACCTTTTTGTGATAGCCCCGGTTACGGCCAGCACCCTCGGCAAAATGCACCATGGCATAGCCGACAATCTCCTGCTCACCACTTACCTCTCGGCCAGATGCCCGGTCATGCTTGCCCCTGCCATGGACCTCGACATGTACAGGCATCCTTCCACCCAAAACAACCTGAAGGCACTGGAAGGTTTCGGCCACATCATCATCGAACCAGGCACCGGTGAACTGGCCAGCGGCTTGTGCGGCGAAGGACGCATGGAAGAGCCGGAAAACATCTTCAAAAGAATCAAAGATTTCTTTGCCACAGAAAACTTATTTGCAGGCAGGCATGTGCTCATCACCGCCGGACCAACCTACGAACCTATTGATCCGGTGCGTTTTGTCGGTAACCACAGCACAGGTCGCATGGGCATCGAACTGGCAAAAACATTTTCCCGAAGCGGAGCCAAAGTTACCCTTGTGCTTGGCCCCACATCGCTCAGCGTAAAACACCCTGATATTGAAGTCTTTCCCGTGCAAACTGCAAGCGAAATGTACGATGCCTGCATGGCACTGGCCGACACAGCCGATATCATTATAATGAGCGCCGCGGTGGCCGACTATCGTCCTGCCCATCCCGAAACACACAAGATCAAGAAAAGCGATGAGCGCATGCAGCTTGAGCTTGTACGCAATCCTGATATCCTTCAGGCTCTGGGTAAAAGGAAAAAAACCGGACAACTTCTGGTGGGATTTGCACTCGAAACCAGGGATGGCGAGGCGCACGCCCGTGCCAAACTCAAAAACAAACATGCCGACATGATTGTGCTGAACTCCCTGGCCGACGAGGGCGCAGGATTCGGTCACACAACCAATAAGGTCAGTTTTATCACGCCGGAACAAACCACACATCTTCCGCTGATGCAAAAATCGGAAGTGGCTGCCCACATTGCTGCCAAAATCAACCAATTGCTCGGGTAG
- the recN gene encoding DNA repair protein RecN: protein MLKKLRISNYALIEHLEIDLETGFSVITGETGAGKSILLGALGLVLGDRAESGVLFDPQNKCIVEAQFDLDGLALEPFFAQNELDYERECIIRREISPGGKSRAFINDSPVNLSQMKELGQRLVDIHSQHDSLLISNAAHQLAIIDDFAQTHSQLEAYRKTYNNYKAQQQQLSALKQTVEENRQRLDLISYQLNELDKSKLSEGELDLIEQQLQTLTHSEEIKTALWTAAHNLNQAEINALGMVKDARAGLAKISSYLPEAAELAERLNNVQIELGDIAREADRLADKVSFDAGELEKLNKRYFDLRSLISKYKATSIEELIELREKLRAQLNTIENSDLEINALQKLLRETENHLHKLAAELRQKRLAEVPNLERSITQTLASLGMPNARFHIRLNLLESPGPTGTEEVKLLFSANKGMPPNDLDKIASGGELSRLMLALKSTFAARKSFPTMVFDEIDTGISGDIAAKAARIMSGLATKTQLIVITHLPQIAARANQHYFVFKREDKQRTKTMIIRLNEKQRVEEIASMLSNDRVTEAARQAARELMKGF from the coding sequence ATGCTGAAAAAACTTCGCATCAGCAATTACGCACTTATCGAACACCTCGAGATTGACCTGGAGACAGGTTTTTCGGTAATTACCGGTGAAACGGGGGCCGGAAAATCCATCCTGCTGGGTGCGCTTGGGCTGGTTTTGGGCGACAGGGCCGAATCGGGCGTGCTCTTCGACCCGCAAAACAAATGCATTGTCGAGGCACAATTCGACCTGGACGGGCTGGCACTTGAGCCATTCTTCGCACAAAACGAACTCGACTACGAACGCGAGTGCATTATCCGGCGCGAGATCAGTCCCGGAGGCAAATCAAGGGCGTTCATCAACGACAGTCCGGTCAACCTGAGCCAGATGAAAGAGCTGGGACAACGTTTGGTGGACATCCACTCTCAACATGATTCGCTGCTCATCAGTAATGCAGCCCACCAGCTTGCCATCATCGACGATTTTGCCCAAACGCATAGCCAGCTTGAGGCTTACCGGAAAACATACAACAACTACAAGGCACAGCAACAGCAACTGAGCGCGCTGAAGCAAACGGTTGAAGAAAACCGCCAGCGCCTCGACCTGATCAGCTACCAGCTGAATGAACTCGACAAATCCAAACTCAGCGAGGGAGAGCTGGATCTCATTGAGCAACAGCTCCAAACCCTCACCCACAGCGAAGAAATCAAAACCGCCCTCTGGACGGCCGCACACAACCTCAACCAGGCCGAGATCAACGCGCTGGGCATGGTAAAGGATGCCCGCGCCGGGCTGGCAAAAATTTCCTCCTACCTGCCTGAAGCCGCTGAACTGGCCGAACGCCTGAACAATGTGCAAATCGAGCTGGGCGACATTGCCCGCGAGGCAGACCGCCTGGCCGACAAAGTGAGTTTCGATGCCGGGGAACTTGAAAAGCTCAACAAGCGCTATTTCGACCTCAGATCGCTGATATCCAAATACAAAGCCACCTCCATTGAGGAACTCATTGAATTGCGCGAAAAACTCAGGGCACAGCTCAACACCATCGAAAACAGCGATCTTGAGATAAATGCCCTGCAAAAACTGCTTCGCGAAACCGAAAACCATCTGCACAAGCTGGCTGCGGAGCTTCGCCAGAAGCGCCTGGCCGAAGTGCCCAATCTGGAGCGGTCAATCACGCAAACTTTGGCCAGCCTGGGCATGCCCAACGCGCGCTTTCACATCCGGCTCAACCTGCTCGAAAGCCCTGGCCCCACAGGCACCGAAGAGGTAAAACTGCTTTTTTCAGCCAACAAGGGCATGCCCCCCAACGACCTCGACAAAATAGCCTCGGGCGGTGAACTTTCGCGGCTCATGCTGGCGCTAAAAAGCACCTTTGCAGCACGCAAAAGCTTCCCAACCATGGTGTTCGACGAGATCGACACCGGAATATCGGGCGACATTGCCGCCAAAGCCGCCCGCATCATGTCGGGCCTGGCCACCAAAACCCAACTTATTGTGATCACCCATCTGCCGCAGATTGCTGCCCGGGCAAACCAGCATTATTTTGTGTTTAAGCGTGAAGACAAGCAACGCACTAAAACAATGATTATCAGGCTCAACGAGAAACAACGCGTAGAAGAAATTGCCTCCATGCTGAGCAACGACCGCGTTACCGAAGCAGCCCGTCAGGCCGCCCGCGAACTGATGAAAGGGTTTTAG
- a CDS encoding carboxypeptidase regulatory-like domain-containing protein, with amino-acid sequence MKRLLFFVLLLLGQVGLLAQQSELFQLQAQRQEFYFSLPAPEAKTLAELSKLISIDEILPGKVIGYTNPEQYAKLLGLGFEPELLLPPGLQIAPEELRMLDVDELAQKSNWDFYPTYPAYVSMMQEFQTIYPNLCTIHNIGTLNSGRQLLVARINNGNPIGKPQFLYTSTMHGDETTGYVLMLRLIHYLLSNYGINPRVTSLVDQMDIWINPLANPDGTYWGGNNTVFGSRRGNANNVDLNRNYPDPLDGPHPDGNPWQAETQAFMNFADQHNFVMAANFHGGIEVINYPWDTWQRRHADDNWWIYVSREYADTAHVNSPAGYMTAFNNGITNGYDWYRVSGGRQDYMNYFQNCRELTAEISNTKTLPAAQLPAHWNYNYRSLLNYMNQALYGIHGTVTDSLTGQAVAAKVEVIGHELDNSHVFSALPAGNYHRPIKAGTYNLKFTATGYHPRIINNVSVADKQKVVVDVQLVPGVIIADFTASAYSIPKGGSVNFTDASYGQNIVSWEWQFPGANPSSSTLQNPTNIVYPNAGSFDVQLTVTNANGDSHTVLKPNLINVTSQYIMGNGQYYTCEGTFYDPGGPNGNYGNNQEFIATFFPDTNEALMRVQFTDFDLEASATCAYDWLKIYNGASTMAPLLGTWCGTNSPGTITASNPQKALTFHFKSDGSVVRSGWAANLSCFSTVDLKEKQNARVTISPNPVQDGRINIESDTPLLSVTIKDYNGRMLRQISANADLQLQLETNNLKSGIYLLEAQTIKGKIIQKMVIQ; translated from the coding sequence ATGAAACGCTTACTTTTCTTTGTTTTGCTCCTGCTTGGCCAGGTAGGGCTGCTGGCTCAACAATCCGAACTCTTTCAGCTTCAGGCACAAAGGCAGGAATTTTACTTCAGTCTTCCAGCCCCAGAAGCAAAAACGCTCGCCGAACTGTCGAAGCTGATCTCGATTGATGAAATTTTACCCGGCAAGGTGATTGGCTATACCAACCCTGAGCAATATGCAAAGCTGCTCGGGCTGGGCTTCGAACCGGAATTGCTTTTGCCACCCGGCTTGCAGATCGCCCCTGAGGAATTGCGCATGCTGGATGTGGATGAGCTGGCGCAAAAGAGCAACTGGGATTTTTACCCCACCTACCCCGCATATGTGAGCATGATGCAGGAATTCCAGACCATCTATCCCAACCTGTGTACCATCCACAATATCGGCACGCTGAACAGCGGCCGGCAACTGCTTGTGGCCAGGATCAACAACGGCAATCCCATCGGCAAACCCCAGTTCCTTTACACATCGACCATGCACGGGGACGAAACCACTGGTTACGTGCTCATGCTCAGGCTGATTCATTACCTGCTATCGAACTATGGCATCAATCCCCGGGTGACAAGCCTGGTGGATCAAATGGACATCTGGATCAATCCCCTGGCCAACCCCGATGGCACATACTGGGGCGGCAACAACACCGTTTTCGGTTCGAGGAGGGGCAATGCCAATAATGTGGATTTGAACCGGAACTACCCTGATCCGCTCGATGGCCCCCATCCGGACGGCAATCCCTGGCAGGCTGAGACTCAGGCCTTCATGAACTTTGCCGACCAGCACAACTTCGTTATGGCAGCAAATTTTCATGGCGGCATCGAAGTAATCAATTATCCCTGGGATACCTGGCAGCGCCGCCATGCCGACGACAACTGGTGGATCTACGTGAGCAGGGAATATGCCGACACCGCTCATGTAAACAGCCCGGCCGGATATATGACGGCATTTAATAACGGTATCACCAATGGGTACGACTGGTACCGTGTTTCGGGAGGAAGGCAGGATTATATGAACTACTTTCAGAATTGCCGGGAACTGACCGCCGAAATATCCAATACCAAAACCCTTCCAGCCGCCCAACTGCCCGCACACTGGAACTACAACTACCGCTCGTTGCTCAACTACATGAACCAGGCCTTGTATGGTATCCACGGTACGGTTACAGACTCGCTCACCGGTCAGGCTGTTGCTGCCAAAGTGGAGGTTATTGGCCATGAACTCGACAACTCACATGTTTTCAGCGCTTTACCTGCAGGAAACTACCATCGGCCTATCAAAGCAGGCACCTATAACCTGAAGTTTACTGCTACAGGATACCACCCCAGGATCATCAACAATGTGAGTGTTGCCGACAAACAAAAGGTTGTTGTGGATGTGCAGCTTGTGCCCGGCGTCATCATTGCCGACTTCACCGCCAGTGCATACAGTATTCCCAAAGGCGGCTCGGTCAATTTTACGGATGCCTCCTACGGCCAGAACATTGTGTCGTGGGAATGGCAGTTTCCGGGCGCCAATCCCTCTTCGTCCACCCTGCAAAACCCCACTAATATCGTATATCCAAATGCCGGTTCGTTCGATGTGCAGCTCACCGTGACCAATGCCAACGGCGACTCCCACACCGTGCTCAAGCCCAATCTGATCAACGTCACCTCGCAGTATATCATGGGCAACGGACAATATTACACCTGCGAAGGAACCTTTTACGACCCGGGCGGACCAAACGGAAATTATGGAAACAACCAGGAGTTTATCGCAACTTTCTTCCCTGACACTAATGAAGCCCTGATGCGGGTACAATTTACCGATTTCGATCTTGAAGCAAGTGCTACCTGCGCCTACGACTGGCTCAAAATATACAACGGCGCCAGCACCATGGCGCCATTGCTTGGCACCTGGTGCGGCACCAACTCGCCCGGTACGATCACCGCCAGCAATCCCCAGAAAGCACTCACCTTCCATTTCAAATCCGATGGCTCGGTAGTGCGTTCAGGCTGGGCAGCCAACCTGAGCTGTTTCTCAACCGTTGACCTGAAAGAAAAACAAAATGCCCGCGTGACCATCAGCCCGAATCCTGTGCAAGATGGCAGGATCAATATCGAATCGGATACACCTCTGCTCAGCGTAACCATTAAAGACTACAACGGAAGGATGCTTCGCCAGATATCAGCAAATGCCGACTTGCAATTACAGCTTGAAACAAACAACCTTAAATCAGGCATTTACCTCCTGGAAGCACAGACCATCAAGGGCAAAATCATTCAGAAAATGGTAATTCAATAG
- the bamD gene encoding outer membrane protein assembly factor BamD, producing the protein MKKVLILALVSVTVALGACSKYQKLLKSTDNDLKYETAMDLFEKKDYNRALELFDLLQAVYRGTARGEEISFHMAYCYYHLKDYTLASYYFKRHAQTYPNTPRAEEALFMNAYCYYLDSPRPSLDQANTHLAIKELQEFINTYPRSERVAKSNELIDNLRDKLEQKDFNIAMLYFRIRDYQAAITSFQNMLRRYPDTKRAEEIYATMVQAYFEYAERSIPSRQQERYAASVEAYNNLRIQNPESPRLKTLEPVYNRARNRIVN; encoded by the coding sequence ATGAAAAAAGTTCTGATCCTCGCTCTCGTTTCTGTAACAGTGGCCCTGGGCGCCTGCAGCAAATACCAGAAACTGCTCAAAAGCACGGACAACGACCTGAAATACGAAACAGCCATGGACCTGTTCGAAAAGAAGGACTACAACCGCGCCCTCGAGCTCTTCGATCTTTTGCAGGCGGTTTACCGTGGCACGGCACGAGGCGAAGAAATCAGCTTTCACATGGCCTATTGCTACTACCATCTGAAAGATTACACCCTGGCTTCTTACTATTTCAAGCGTCATGCCCAGACTTACCCCAATACCCCGAGGGCTGAGGAAGCTTTGTTTATGAATGCCTACTGCTACTATCTCGACTCGCCCCGACCCAGCCTCGATCAGGCCAATACACATCTGGCCATCAAAGAGTTGCAAGAGTTTATCAACACCTATCCGCGCAGCGAGAGGGTGGCCAAAAGCAACGAGCTGATCGACAACCTGCGGGATAAGCTGGAACAAAAAGATTTTAATATCGCGATGCTCTACTTCCGCATACGCGACTACCAGGCTGCAATCACCAGTTTTCAGAACATGCTCAGGCGTTATCCGGATACCAAAAGGGCAGAAGAAATTTATGCCACCATGGTACAGGCATATTTTGAATATGCCGAGCGGAGCATCCCCTCGCGCCAGCAGGAACGCTATGCCGCCTCGGTGGAAGCCTACAACAACCTGCGCATCCAAAACCCCGAAAGCCCGAGACTCAAGACACTGGAACCGGTGTACAACAGGGCACGAAACAGAATTGTAAACTAA
- a CDS encoding undecaprenyl diphosphate synthase family protein, with translation MLYPSATGFPQHVGLIPDGGRRWAKLHTCSIGEAYRLTSSKLAGFAHKLFDLGVKEVSVYAASFENLKRSAAEVDELLASAHDALRLIINQFIRTGIADCRLVGQTDLIGKYMNKQVLNAFEDGQAEGLPRLNICLFYHPVFEINQAIARDPQGVFHPANLTVNRPLDLIFRSGGYNLLSNFLPLQSGYARIYCVDELFNDVQWQQVEKVLNQFALDERKIGN, from the coding sequence GTGCTTTATCCATCAGCAACCGGTTTTCCGCAGCATGTCGGCCTGATACCTGATGGCGGAAGGCGTTGGGCAAAATTGCACACATGCAGCATTGGTGAAGCTTACCGCCTCACCTCGTCGAAACTTGCCGGTTTTGCGCATAAGCTTTTTGACCTTGGAGTCAAGGAGGTGAGTGTGTATGCAGCTAGTTTCGAAAACCTGAAGCGAAGTGCCGCCGAGGTTGATGAACTGCTAGCCTCGGCCCACGATGCCCTGAGGCTGATTATCAATCAGTTTATCAGGACAGGCATAGCGGATTGTCGTTTGGTCGGCCAGACCGATTTGATCGGAAAATACATGAATAAGCAAGTGCTCAATGCTTTTGAAGACGGTCAGGCTGAAGGGCTTCCCCGGCTGAACATATGCCTGTTTTACCATCCCGTTTTCGAGATCAACCAGGCGATAGCACGCGATCCACAGGGCGTTTTTCATCCGGCAAACCTGACGGTAAACAGGCCGCTGGATCTTATATTCCGTTCGGGAGGGTACAACCTGCTCAGCAACTTTCTGCCCCTGCAATCGGGTTATGCACGGATCTATTGCGTGGATGAATTATTCAACGACGTGCAATGGCAGCAAGTTGAGAAGGTATTGAATCAATTTGCCCTGGACGAACGTAAAATCGGAAACTGA
- a CDS encoding DNA-directed RNA polymerase subunit omega, protein MDFKKIKTETTAVTRQKELFNKHTGNIYETVVILSKRANQISAEMKEELNRKIAEFSSASDNLEEVFENREQIELAKFYERLPKPTLIAIHEFLNDQIYFRNPHRENNEY, encoded by the coding sequence ATGGACTTCAAAAAAATCAAGACAGAAACAACCGCAGTAACCCGGCAAAAGGAGCTTTTCAACAAGCATACCGGCAACATCTACGAAACCGTGGTTATCCTGTCGAAGAGAGCCAACCAGATTTCGGCCGAGATGAAGGAAGAGCTGAACCGCAAGATTGCCGAATTCAGCTCTGCCTCCGATAACCTGGAAGAAGTGTTCGAAAACCGTGAGCAGATCGAGCTGGCCAAGTTTTATGAGCGCCTGCCCAAGCCCACGCTCATTGCCATTCACGAGTTTTTGAACGACCAGATCTACTTCCGTAACCCGCACCGCGAAAACAACGAATACTGA